The genomic DNA CGATTAGGAAGCGCTTACCTTCAAAACCCGCCAAAATACTAATCGCGGCTTTAAAAGATGCCGGGTTGGCGTTGTAACTATCATCAATTAAATCAATGCTAGAAGTTAAAGGCTGAAGGTTTAAACGACCGGGAACCGCAGCCATAGAAGCTAAACCCTGCTGTACCTGGGTTAGGCTGGCGCCCATGTTCAATGCTAAAGCACTTGCCGCTACCGCATTCTTCACATTATGCAAACCGGCTAAGTTAATCTGCAGCTCAATTTGCCCCATGGGAGTATGTAAGTTGAAGCGACTGCCTTGCAGCCCCAAAGCTTGAATAGCACTAGCGTAATAATCCGCTGCCGCATCATCTAAAGAGAAGTGCTGAACTTGAGCGGGCTTCGCCGCCTGATCGAGATAATCTTGATAGTCACTGGCATATTCGCATAAGGCCAGTTGCTCTTTGCCTAAACCAGCAAACAGTTCCGACTTAGCTTTAAGCACCCCTTGCTGCGAGCCAAAACCTTCAATGTGCGCCGCCGAGACATTGTTAATCAGTGCCACTTTAGGCTGTACTAACTTAACGGTATAGGCGATTTCACCGATATGATTGGCACCAAGCTCTAATACGCCTAATTGATGCTGTTCGGTGGCTCTTAATAGGGATAAAGGTACTCCAATATCGTTATTAAAATTGCCTTGGGTAGCCAAGACATTAAACGCTTGCCCCAAAATGGCCGAACTC from Agarivorans gilvus includes the following:
- a CDS encoding UDP-N-acetylmuramoyl-tripeptide--D-alanyl-D-alanine ligase, with the translated sequence MISLHLAELTQVLNARLHGDDCVIDAISTDTRKAMSGALFIALSGERFDAHDFADKAVEQGAAALLVERPLTQAVPQLVVEDTRIALGQLASYVREKLNLACCAITGSNGKTTVKEMSSAILGQAFNVLATQGNFNNDIGVPLSLLRATEQHQLGVLELGANHIGEIAYTVKLVQPKVALINNVSAAHIEGFGSQQGVLKAKSELFAGLGKEQLALCEYASDYQDYLDQAAKPAQVQHFSLDDAAADYYASAIQALGLQGSRFNLHTPMGQIELQINLAGLHNVKNAVAASALALNMGASLTQVQQGLASMAAVPGRLNLQPLTSSIDLIDDSYNANPASFKAAISILAGFEGKRFLIAGAMGEMGKQTKQAHQDLIHLALDSDISLYSYGASFDEVLAEMSLTSLAYDNHDTLTKQLIAALEQQGEQACLVLVKGSRSTHMEKVVQQLQQHFKKGLPC